Sequence from the Nasonia vitripennis strain AsymCx chromosome 5, Nvit_psr_1.1, whole genome shotgun sequence genome:
TAACATTATTGTGtactattaaaaattacaacGTGAAATATAATATTGCTATTTTTTACAGTTCGAGTCCAAATCTGTGTTTCATTGATTCGCACAAAATGTGCCAACTTATTTGAGAAATacgatttttgttttaaaaaaaatatacctcATACCTGATATAATTGATCGCCTCCTGGTGAAGAAATTCAGCTGTATCCAGAAACGAcgatttttgcaatttttaagtCATCGATTGCAGCCCGACAAACGGGGCGAAGAAATCGAAATAAGATTTGCAGTGCACTtagtgtataatataatatgatTTACCAGGAACTACAGTCCCAATTTGATGTCCTCCCAAACAAAAAGTCGAAGCAGAATATGTAaagtaagtaaaaataaaattgtccCACAAATTCGAAGACTTATACAACGCCCATCAAAGTAGACTCGACTCTAACGAATCCCGTCGAAGACTAAACCTCCCGCTACCCCTTCTCCATAAATCTTCAATCCCTGCGCCACCACGCGCGATTTCAAATGAATGAAGTAAGAACCCCACTTAGAACTCGTAATACACGGCAATTTCAAAGCGTATAATCCGCAGTACTTTCAAGTACGCATATCCGAAGCAATCGATATCAGTGCGATGTCCCCGGCCAGTCATAGCTCGGACGTCGCCTCAACAAGATCCTTCGGATCATGATGATGGAGCTCGAGCTCCTGAGGTACAAGGCCTACACCCAGAACGTCATCTGGTTTCTGAAGCTCGCTGGACTCTGGCCTGAATCGCATCCGGTGCCCAAAAAGATACTTTCCACGATAACGCTGAGCTCCATTCTCGTGATCGTGCTGACCGTGTCCAACTTTAGCTTCCACAATCTTGGCAACATCATGGTGTTCACCAGTGGTATGTGCATGGCTGCCAGCTCTACGTCAGCCTTCTCGAAGGTATATACCGTACCCCTTGAGTGCatctctaaaaataaaatttactaaTTCAGTTAAACTAAATTTTCCCAAAGGTCGCCCTGTTTCTGCTGCATCGAGAGGACGTCGTCTACCTGAACAAGCATCTGAGCGGAGGCTTCATGCGCGACATGGATGAACCGGACAACCGTCCGGACCTTTTGAGCAACGTCAAGACTTTCGAGAGATTCATGGTTACGCACGTGATCAGCGTTGCCATCGCCATGTTCACCTACAGCGTCCGTCCTCTGCTAGTCCTGCGAAAACACGGCAAGTACATTCGATCCTTCCCCGCGGTCTATCCGTTCGCCTACGAACCAGGTGGATTGGTGCACTGGATCCTCTACGCCGTGGAGGTGTCGGGTACCGCGTCTCTCTGGACGGTGACCATTGGGGTGGACTGCGTTTTCGGGGTCTACGCGCTCCAGGTGTGCGGCGAGCTGAGGATTCTGTCGCGAAAATTTCGAGAGCTCAGGGCCGACGATAACTACAAAGAGAAGCTGAAGGATTGCATTCGCAGACATCACGTGCTGATCAACGCGAAGAACAAACTGGAGAACATCTACGGTTTGATCTCGATACTGCTGATCACGTCCACTACACTCGTGCTTTGTTCCCTTGTCTTTCAAGTCAGCGAGGTATGTGCACGTACTATTAGTTACCTTcttgtataaataatatttatacgcATCTGTTCAAGTTGATGAAAACCAACAGCTACTTGCGTACGGCGCATCTCTGCGTCTATCTTATTCCAAAGTTTCTGCAAATTTTCACCTACGCGTGGTACGGAAACCTCATAGCCGAAGAGGTGAGCTTATGTCAAAGTTGGCACTATGCAGATGTTAGACAAAATGTGATGCTTTGAATCCGCAGAGCGGAGCATGTCTGGATGCAATGTACGGCTCGCACTGGACGGACTCTTGTGAcaagaatttcaaaaacgACATCCTCATAGTTCTGGCGCAAGAGCCGCTGGCCCTGGTGGCTATGGGTTGCATGGTTTTGCAGTTGGACTTGTTCGCGAAagtaaatttaattgtaaaatgCATTTGGATCTTAATTTCGTGCTAGATCTTCATCGATATTTGT
This genomic interval carries:
- the Or262 gene encoding odorant receptor 262 translates to MMMELELLRYKAYTQNVIWFLKLAGLWPESHPVPKKILSTITLSSILVIVLTVSNFSFHNLGNIMVFTSGMCMAASSTSAFSKVALFLLHREDVVYLNKHLSGGFMRDMDEPDNRPDLLSNVKTFERFMVTHVISVAIAMFTYSVRPLLVLRKHGKYIRSFPAVYPFAYEPGGLVHWILYAVEVSGTASLWTVTIGVDCVFGVYALQVCGELRILSRKFRELRADDNYKEKLKDCIRRHHVLINAKNKLENIYGLISILLITSTTLVLCSLVFQVSELMKTNSYLRTAHLCVYLIPKFLQIFTYAWYGNLIAEESGACLDAMYGSHWTDSCDKNFKNDILIVLAQEPLALVAMGCMVLQLDLFAKTVKTAVSYFFLLRTMNEGSE